The following are encoded in a window of Polynucleobacter sp. VK25 genomic DNA:
- a CDS encoding efflux RND transporter periplasmic adaptor subunit has protein sequence MSKIETFLNKLLIKLVNGIRTLKSRLCALWQQFSPQLKKIDYLTAKTFILKFRWRILFVVVLAYAGLKTYEYFFPTADKAGGPTTVTTMVVEKKDIPLIIEATGTIVSNGIVDIRPMITNTVAKIHVKDGQEVKAGDLLFTLDNRNDTANYEKLKALAEDAQKQYLRAKELVAKNFISKAGLETSLANAKSAQAAARSAEVQLSFDSIRSPIDGRAGIVNVFPGSLVQAGNVVSTATNSTATSSVGSMVTITQLNPINVQFVVPEKDIPVLLENQLDGEPLTVKVSVGDSGKKTYEGKVLVIDNQVDPSIAAVRVKAQISNDSMTLLPGQFARVSLVANTLKDALSVPSQAVVMNPKGLFVYVVDKDNKAASKPVKVVYEYQGTSVITGIESGDKVVVEGKQNLRPGGKVREAKSKAADTKNTPVADKK, from the coding sequence GTGTCAAAAATAGAAACTTTTCTTAATAAGCTGCTTATAAAGCTTGTAAATGGCATTCGCACGCTCAAGAGTCGTCTTTGCGCTCTCTGGCAGCAATTTTCACCTCAATTAAAAAAGATTGACTATTTGACCGCTAAGACTTTCATTTTGAAATTTAGGTGGCGGATATTATTTGTTGTTGTTCTTGCTTACGCAGGTTTAAAGACATATGAATACTTTTTTCCTACTGCTGACAAAGCGGGAGGTCCAACAACGGTCACCACGATGGTTGTTGAAAAAAAGGATATTCCCTTAATTATTGAGGCAACTGGAACTATTGTTTCAAATGGCATTGTTGATATTCGCCCAATGATCACGAATACTGTTGCCAAAATTCATGTGAAAGACGGTCAAGAAGTTAAGGCGGGTGACCTCTTATTTACGCTTGATAATCGTAACGACACAGCAAATTACGAAAAACTGAAGGCTTTGGCGGAAGATGCGCAAAAACAATATTTGCGCGCCAAAGAATTGGTAGCTAAAAACTTTATTTCTAAAGCCGGTTTAGAGACCTCCCTGGCAAATGCCAAATCAGCCCAAGCTGCAGCACGCTCGGCAGAGGTGCAACTTTCTTTTGACTCTATTCGCTCCCCCATTGATGGGCGTGCCGGAATTGTGAATGTGTTTCCCGGCTCGCTCGTTCAAGCAGGCAACGTGGTATCTACGGCTACAAACTCTACGGCCACATCTAGCGTTGGCTCGATGGTTACCATAACTCAATTAAATCCAATTAATGTACAGTTTGTTGTCCCAGAAAAAGATATTCCTGTGTTACTGGAGAACCAGTTGGATGGTGAGCCACTTACCGTGAAAGTAAGTGTTGGTGACTCAGGCAAAAAAACCTACGAAGGCAAAGTTCTCGTCATTGACAATCAAGTCGACCCCTCTATCGCCGCAGTACGAGTTAAAGCACAAATTTCTAATGACTCAATGACACTGCTTCCCGGTCAATTTGCGCGTGTTTCATTGGTAGCAAATACCTTAAAGGATGCCCTTTCAGTACCCTCTCAAGCTGTTGTCATGAACCCTAAGGGTCTCTTTGTTTACGTAGTTGATAAGGATAATAAGGCCGCTTCAAAACCTGTCAAAGTAGTTTATGAATACCAGGGAACTTCGGTCATCACTGGCATTGAATCTGGCGATAAAGTAGTTGTAGAAGGAAAGCAGAATTTACGCCCAGGGGGCAAAGTACGTGAGGCGAAATCTAAGGCTGCAGATACTAAAAATACACCGGTAGCAGATAAAAAATGA
- a CDS encoding efflux RND transporter permease subunit: protein MTLSELCIRRPVMTVLLSIATVIAGTVAYFKIPVAALPSFNTPIISVSASLPGASPENMASAVALPLEKEFSTIDGITVISSVNSLGSTSITLEFNNNRDIDKAAVDVQAALLRAQRRLPIEMTVPPSYRKVNPADTPVLVVRMNSPSVSLSELNAYAENLLSPNLSTISGVAQVLVYGAKRYAVRIRVHPDALGNRNLTMDDVANAVNKANSNSPVGVLDGPRQSITIYANPQLVRPEEFGNLIISQKNGLPIYLKDVADVIESYEDVKSFASANGERSIAIAILRQPNANTVEVVNSIKELLPELQKQMPGSIKLQLLNDRSLSIIEAIHDVNLTLALTVLLVVLVIFLFLKHASATLIPSVSLPISLIGAFFLLYFLGYSLDNISLLGITLAVGLVVDDAIVVLENIMRYIEEGMDPLKASLKGSKEVGFTIISISISLVAVFIPLFFMAGPIGLLFREFAVVVSLSIFVSAIVSLTVVPMLCSRFLPKPGVHAKEYAINKKFDRFFDWMLKTYVHYLDIALRNRKFVLWGAISTFVITIFLFVTSPKGFFPEEDIGQIQATTEASEDISFTSMLKLQDQAAEIVSADPNVESSISVVGGGSSASGKNTGRIFIILKPKSDRAKMAKVMEGLRNKFKEIPGLQVYMRPVQNLQLGGRTSKSRYQFTLQSVGFEGVNEWADKLMQKMRADPIFRDVTSDSQLKGLNVKIDIDREKAASAGVTISDIRSALYSSYGEKQVSTIYTPVNTYYVILEAAEEDRQYETDLNKIFVRGRATDKLIPLSSIATFVRSVGPTAVNHQGQIPAVTLSFNLAPDVFLGDATKKIEEYIKEINLPPSIITSYGGDAAVFKNNQSGQVILILTALGVIYILLGVLYESYIHPLTILAGLPSAAIGAILALRIFGFELTVIASIGILLLIGIVKKNAILMIDFALDAQRNQGMTPEKAIREACVLRFRPIMMTTFAALMGALPIAFGLGAGAELRQPLGISVAGGLIFSQFVTLIITPVIYLYLDKYAGNGPMEIPPAVLEGT, encoded by the coding sequence ATGACCTTATCCGAATTATGTATTCGGCGTCCTGTGATGACAGTGTTGCTTTCTATAGCAACCGTTATCGCTGGTACAGTCGCCTACTTTAAAATCCCTGTTGCCGCTCTACCTAGCTTTAATACACCCATTATTTCGGTTAGCGCCTCACTGCCGGGAGCCTCTCCTGAAAATATGGCATCGGCTGTTGCACTCCCCCTTGAAAAAGAATTTTCGACTATTGACGGTATTACTGTTATTAGCTCAGTGAATTCGCTGGGTAGTACTAGCATCACATTGGAATTTAATAACAATCGCGATATTGATAAAGCGGCCGTTGACGTTCAGGCAGCTTTATTAAGGGCTCAAAGACGCTTACCGATTGAAATGACGGTACCGCCTTCATACCGCAAGGTTAATCCAGCGGATACACCCGTCTTGGTAGTGCGTATGAACTCGCCATCCGTGAGCCTTTCAGAGCTTAATGCATACGCAGAGAACCTACTATCACCAAACCTTTCCACTATCAGCGGAGTGGCGCAAGTTCTTGTGTATGGAGCAAAACGTTACGCAGTGAGAATTCGCGTTCATCCGGATGCTCTGGGTAACCGCAACCTCACCATGGACGATGTTGCGAATGCAGTCAACAAAGCAAACTCCAATAGCCCTGTAGGGGTACTTGATGGACCGCGCCAATCCATCACGATTTATGCCAACCCGCAACTTGTAAGACCTGAAGAATTTGGTAACTTAATCATCAGCCAAAAAAATGGTTTGCCGATCTATTTAAAAGATGTGGCTGATGTTATCGAGAGTTACGAAGATGTAAAGAGTTTTGCAAGCGCAAATGGTGAAAGATCAATTGCTATTGCAATCTTGCGTCAGCCAAATGCCAATACCGTTGAGGTGGTGAATTCAATTAAGGAACTATTGCCTGAGCTGCAAAAGCAGATGCCGGGCTCTATTAAGTTGCAGTTACTGAATGACCGCTCACTATCTATTATTGAAGCGATCCATGATGTAAACCTCACCTTAGCGCTTACGGTTTTACTCGTAGTTTTAGTAATCTTCCTGTTCCTAAAACACGCATCTGCAACCTTAATTCCATCAGTAAGCTTACCGATATCACTGATTGGTGCGTTCTTCCTACTTTATTTCTTGGGTTACAGCCTAGACAATATCTCCCTACTCGGCATCACACTAGCCGTTGGTCTGGTAGTGGATGATGCGATTGTGGTGCTTGAAAATATCATGCGCTACATTGAAGAAGGTATGGATCCACTTAAGGCCTCCCTCAAAGGAAGTAAAGAGGTTGGCTTTACGATTATTTCCATTTCGATCTCTCTGGTGGCAGTATTCATACCGCTATTTTTCATGGCAGGCCCTATAGGCCTCCTATTTAGAGAATTTGCAGTAGTTGTGTCACTGTCAATTTTTGTATCAGCGATTGTTTCGCTCACAGTTGTACCAATGCTCTGCAGCCGCTTCCTGCCAAAGCCGGGGGTGCACGCCAAGGAATATGCCATCAACAAGAAATTTGATCGTTTCTTTGACTGGATGCTTAAAACTTATGTTCATTATTTGGACATCGCACTGCGAAACAGAAAGTTTGTGCTCTGGGGCGCTATCTCTACATTTGTAATCACTATTTTCTTGTTTGTTACGAGTCCCAAAGGATTCTTTCCTGAAGAGGATATTGGACAAATCCAAGCCACTACAGAAGCTTCTGAAGATATCTCCTTTACATCAATGCTAAAGCTGCAGGATCAAGCGGCAGAAATAGTTAGCGCCGATCCTAATGTAGAAAGCTCTATTTCGGTCGTGGGCGGCGGATCTAGCGCATCGGGTAAAAATACCGGACGTATTTTTATCATCCTAAAACCAAAAAGTGACCGCGCCAAAATGGCTAAGGTGATGGAAGGATTGCGAAATAAATTCAAAGAGATCCCAGGGCTTCAGGTTTATATGCGCCCTGTTCAAAACTTACAGCTTGGTGGTCGCACCAGTAAGAGTCGCTACCAATTTACCCTGCAGAGCGTTGGCTTTGAGGGTGTAAATGAGTGGGCCGACAAATTGATGCAAAAAATGCGTGCTGATCCCATATTTAGGGATGTTACTAGCGATTCTCAATTAAAAGGTCTCAACGTGAAGATTGATATTGATAGAGAAAAAGCTGCGAGCGCAGGCGTCACAATATCCGATATCAGATCTGCACTTTATTCCTCGTATGGTGAGAAACAGGTCTCCACTATTTATACTCCAGTGAATACCTATTACGTTATTCTCGAGGCTGCAGAGGAAGATCGGCAATACGAAACTGATCTTAATAAGATTTTTGTTCGCGGCAGAGCAACCGATAAATTAATTCCCCTATCTAGTATTGCTACCTTTGTGCGTTCTGTTGGTCCTACTGCCGTGAATCATCAAGGTCAAATTCCCGCGGTGACACTTTCCTTTAACTTAGCGCCAGACGTCTTCCTTGGTGATGCAACCAAAAAGATAGAGGAATACATCAAAGAAATTAATCTGCCACCTTCAATCATCACAAGCTATGGTGGCGATGCTGCTGTGTTTAAGAACAATCAATCGGGGCAAGTTATCCTGATTTTGACTGCCCTTGGGGTGATCTACATTTTGCTGGGTGTACTGTATGAAAGCTACATTCACCCACTCACGATCTTGGCCGGCTTGCCATCCGCTGCTATTGGCGCAATTTTAGCCCTCAGAATATTTGGTTTTGAGTTAACAGTTATTGCCTCGATTGGTATTTTGTTATTAATCGGTATTGTTAAAAAGAATGCAATTCTGATGATCGACTTTGCCCTTGATGCTCAGCGTAATCAAGGTATGACTCCTGAAAAAGCAATTCGTGAAGCTTGTGTATTGCGGTTCCGCCCAATCATGATGACCACATTTGCGGCTCTCATGGGTGCACTCCCCATTGCATTCGGTCTTGGCGCTGGTGCAGAATTACGACAACCACTAGGCATCAGCGTTGCGGGTGGCTTGATTTTTTCTCAATTTGTAACCCTGATCATTACACCGGTGATTTACCTCTATTTGGATAAATATGCGGGTAATGGCCCGATGGAAATTCCACCTGCTGTTTTAGAGGGAACCTAA
- the dnaQ gene encoding DNA polymerase III subunit epsilon, with amino-acid sequence MRQVILDTETTGLNPATGDRIIEIGCVEMVGRRLTDRTFHYYINPERDIDAGAFAVHGLSREFLSDKPVFANIVEQLIEFVDGAEVVIHNAAFDLGFLDNEFALLKRPPFRNLASKVTDTLLDARQMFPGKRNSLDALCERFSISNKHRTLHGALLDAQLLAEVYVAMTRGQEDLSIDLIDYTVGADSTGHTKALPSNLKVFAASNDDLQDHLKVLAEITKGCKSGAVWSEA; translated from the coding sequence ATGCGTCAAGTTATTCTCGATACTGAAACAACCGGTCTAAATCCAGCTACTGGAGATCGGATTATTGAAATTGGTTGCGTTGAAATGGTGGGCCGTCGCTTAACCGATAGGACCTTTCACTACTACATCAATCCAGAGCGTGATATCGATGCCGGAGCATTTGCAGTTCACGGTCTTTCAAGAGAATTTTTATCCGATAAACCGGTCTTTGCAAATATTGTTGAACAGTTGATTGAGTTTGTTGATGGCGCTGAAGTTGTGATTCATAACGCAGCGTTCGACTTGGGATTTTTAGATAATGAGTTTGCTTTACTTAAGCGTCCACCATTCCGCAATTTAGCCTCGAAGGTGACTGACACCCTGCTTGATGCTCGTCAAATGTTCCCCGGTAAGAGAAATTCCTTGGATGCATTATGTGAGCGTTTCTCTATCAGCAATAAGCACCGCACTTTGCACGGCGCCTTACTAGATGCGCAACTATTGGCTGAAGTTTATGTAGCAATGACTAGAGGCCAAGAAGACCTCTCCATTGATCTGATTGATTACACAGTCGGCGCCGACTCTACAGGTCATACCAAGGCCCTGCCAAGCAATCTCAAGGTATTTGCAGCAAGCAATGACGACCTACAGGATCATTTAAAAGTCTTAGCCGAAATCACCAAAGGATGTAAAAGTGGCGCTGTATGGAGTGAAGCCTAG